The following proteins are encoded in a genomic region of Leishmania mexicana MHOM/GT/2001/U1103 complete genome, chromosome 25:
- a CDS encoding peptide chain release factor-like protein — MLWWSARLLFGAGGTQGGVKKLSAVKAEYCDWALKENTRALIGSIHHPLVTEYLIRLHEKRIGLEKWQEDSASNSKVNALVNCVDSSPFDYVRWNTKYRDELDIAEKVCVVLRQLDENVTLHDQLQSKSVRSREDEEILDMLKEDIATLTEQLRLLEGEVNAVMERRIGSDDLVGSVTNVWNINVEGKAGGEEASLFAAELAEMYRTYATEFRNWKVRPVVKDDGSEAASSNEFQVSGEGVYRNMHHEIGVHKVQRVPVTDAAGKMQTSTAVFTMMPVLDPVSVDVHESDCKIDFVRGSGPGGQGMQSSSNCVVLTHKPSGISVKCHQSRSALGNKELALQMVAQQILAQRVKEQNSSLHKAWQNQWSSGERSDKMRTYNYPQNRVTDHRIGKDYALSSFMERGSGLKGLHDELNDINDREQVTNVLLKHIKGGFGSVV; from the coding sequence ATGCTATGGTGgtcggcgcggctgctgttcGGGGCTGGCGGCACACAGGGCGGTGTCAAAAAGCTGTCCGCCGTGAAAGCTGAGTATTGCGACTGGGCGCTTAAGGAGAACACACGAGCGCTGATCGGTTCCATTCACCACCCTCTCGTTACCGAGTACTTGATCCGCCTTCATGAGAAGCGGATTGGGCTGGAAAAGTGGCAGGAGGACTCTGCGAGCAACAGTAAAGTTAACGCCCTTGTTAACTGCGTGGATAGCTCCCCGTTCGACTACGTGAGGTGGAATACCAAGTACCGTGACGAGCTTGACATCGCAgagaaggtgtgtgtggtgctgcggcagctggatGAAAATGTGACGCTTCACGATCAGCTACAGTCCAAGAGCGTGCGCAGTAGGGAAGATGAGGAGATTCTCGACATGCTCAAGGAGGACATCGCCACACTCACGGAGCAGCTCCGGTTGCTGGAGGGTGAGGTTAATGCGGTGATGGAGCGCCGGATCGGGTCTGATGATTTGGTAGGGTCCGTGACGAATGTCTGGAATATCAACGTTGAAGGGAAGGCTGGTGGTGAGGAGGCGAGTCTGTTTGCAGCAGAGCTGGCGGAAATGTATCGCACGTATGCGACGGAGTTTCGCAACTGGAAGGTGCGTCCGGTGGTTAAGGACGACGGCAGTGAGGCCGCCAGCTCTAACGAGTTTCAGGTTTCTGGGGAAGGGGTCTATCGCAACATGCACCACGAGATTGGCGTGCACAAAGTTCAGCGTGTGCCGGTGACAGACGCCGCAGGAAAGATGCAGACCTCCACTGCCGTTTTCACGATGATGCCGGTGCTGGACCCAGTGTCGGTTGACGTTCACGAAAGCGACTGCAAGATCGACTTTGTTCGCGGCTCTGGGCCCGGCGGACAGGGAATGCAGAGCAGCTCCAACTGCGTGGTGCTCACGCACAAGCCCTCTGGTATATCCGTCAAGTGTCACCAGTCCCGCTCAGCCCTCGGAAACAAAGAGCTCGCATTGCAGATGGTAGCGCAGCAGATTCTGGCGCAGCGTGTGAAGGAGCAGAACAGTTCTCTCCACAAAGCGTGGCAAAACCAATGGAGCAGCGGTGAGCGCTCTGACAAGATGCGAACGTACAACTATCCGCAGAATCGTGTGACGGACCACCGCATTGGGAAAGACTATGCTTTGTCTTCCTTCATGgagcgtggcagcggcttGAAGGGCCTCCACGATGAGCTCAACGACATCAACGATCGAGAGCAGGTGACGAATGTGCTTCTCAAGCACATCAAAGGCGGCTTTGGTAGCGTTGTTTAG
- a CDS encoding calpain family cysteine protease-like protein, producing MGNGCCTCCDPKPEYKLGKPLVSGKATPCFNDGRLFKIVKGDTWYFYNDTQDYQKVTADFGSGSNIVAMSDTELVRKNDSGACTATVSVFPLETKAMVKAKEVNGFNVKYSGIPFTDADRQKLRQKAAVQISADLAEMRKLREKNPKVNNQNRLLKVARRKGKKYVDTSFPPTSQSLIRPGIDSEPDSCLKRPETIAWRRPEDFLPKKWHPKIRLFGNISPKDISQGQLGDCYYLCALAALAEHDTAIKGIFKNHHGCCIRSQEQKHGAWRVNLNISGWWRTIIIDSYLPSVQLLPVFARNRNHPNELWVSFSEKAYAKAFGSYQAIVAGYPWQALEDLTGFPAYHFGNMWRTAQTDAKTQKGLFDSLHRWNEKKYLICISTPSKGALKMASKQLPANHCEALFEKAGLSIGHAYSVLDVKHFPLHHLCMLKIRNPWGSHVEWTGDWGDDSPLWNRYPFIKLACRPQKKADGIFWMEWRDVSKFFDSGSVCFRRGNWFRSWYDYRVLGSFEDLVCDTALLIIVSKTSQFPAYISLHQKDCRGLAAGDPDSKYACVMISISEGDVNGSQQKVVANSSENPEEPSTEYLFQESRSVSLYYKFTKARKYLVIPRRMKSSTGNNVPKKKYVIALRTQTKISSEDVVVNIVRLDKNNAVFKNVASFDAGTLTSLTTLYQIKDGNNVFRTYRSDNLRNGKKQHNAEFELVV from the coding sequence ATGGGCAACGGATGCTGCACCTGCTGTGATCCGAAGCCGGAGTACAAGCTCGGCAAGCCTCTTGTCTCCGGCAAAGCCACCCCGTGCTTCAATGATGGCCGCCTCTTCAAGATCGTCAAGGGCGATACCTGGTACTTCTACAACGACACGCAGGACTATCAGAAGGTGACAGCCGACTTTGGCAGTGGCTCTAACATCGTCGCGATGAGCGACACGGAACTCGTGCGCAAGAATGACTCCGGCGCCTGCACCGCGACCGTGTCCGTGTTCCCGCTCGAGACCAAGGCCATGGTGAAAGCCAAGGAGGTGAACGGCTTCAACGTAAAGTACTCCGGCATCCCCTTCACCGATGCGGACCGGCAGAAGCTACGTcagaaggcggcggtgcagatCAGCGCCGACCTCGCCGAGATGCGCAAGCTGCGCGAGAAAAACCCGAAGGTCAACAACCAAAATCGGCTCCTGAAGGTGGCGCGGAGAAAGGGCAAGAAGTACGTTGACACGTCCTTTCCGCCGACCTCGCAGTCGCTGATCCGCCCTGGCATCGACTCCGAGCCGGATTCGTGCCTGAAGCGGCCGGAGACGATCGCATGGCGTCGCCCCGAAGACTTCCTGCCGAAGAAGTGGCACCCGAAAATTCGTCTCTTCGGCAACATCTCGCCCAAGGACATTAGCCAGGGTCAGCTCGGGGATTGCTACTACCTCTGCGCGCTTGCGGCGCTGGCTGAGCACGACACCGCCATCAAGGGGATCTTTAAGAAccaccacggctgctgcaTCCGCAGCCAGGAACAGAAGCATGGTGCGTGGCGCGTGAACCTGAACATCagcgggtggtggcgcaccATCATCATCGACTCGTACTTGCCCAGCGTGCAGCTGTTGCCGGTGTTCGCGCGCAACCGCAACCACCCGAACGAGCTGTGGGTGTCTTTCTCAGAGAAGGCCTACGCGAAGGCCTTCGGCTCGTACCAGGCGATCGTGGCTGGATACCCGTGGCAAGCCCTCGAGGACCTCACCGGCTTCCCGGCCTACCACTTCGGCAACATGTGGCGGACAGCGCAGACGGACGCCAAGACACAGAAGGGGCTCTTCGACTCCCTCCACCGGTGGAACGAGAAGAAGTACTTGATCTGTATTTCCACCCCGTCGAAGGGCGCCCTGAAGATGGCGAGTAAGCAGCTCCCGGCAAACCACTGTGAGGCACTGTTTGAGAAGGCCGGCCTGAGCATCGGCCACGCGTACTCGGTGCTGGACGTGAAACACTTCCCACTGCACCACCTGTGCATGCTGAAGATCCGCAACCCGTGGGGGTCGCATGTGGAGTGGACCGGGGACTGGGGCGATGACAGTCCGCTGTGGAACCGCTACCCATTCATCAAGCTCGCTTGCCGTCCTCAGAAGAAGGCGGATGGCATCTTCTGGATGGAGTGGCGCGATGTGTCTAAGTTCTTCGACAGCGGCTCCGTGTGCTTCCGCCGTGGCAACTGGTTCCGTTCGTGGTATGACTACCGCGTCCTCGGCAGCTTTGAGGACCTTGTGTGCGACACCGCGCTGCTGATCATCGTGAGCAAGACGTCGCAGTTTCCGGCGTACATCTCGCTGCACCAGAAGGACTGCCGCGGGCTGGCGGCCGGCGACCCGGACAGCAAGTACGCGTGCGTGATGATCAGCATATCAGAGGGCGACGTCAACGGCTCGCAGCAGAAGGTGGTAGCAAACTCCAGCGAGAACCCGGAGGAGCCGAGCACCGAATACCTCTTCCAGGAGTCTcgctctgtctccctctACTATAAGTTCACAAAGGCCCGCAAGTACCTGGTCATTCCGCGTCGCATGAAAagcagcaccggcaacaACGTTCCAAAGAAGAAGTACGTCATCGCGCTCCGCACCCAGACCAAGATATCCAGCGAGGACGTCGTCGTGAACATTGTGCGCCTTGACAAGAACAACGCGGTGTTCAAGAATGTGGCCTCGTTCGACGCTGGCACGCTGACGAGCCTCACCACGCTGTACCAGATCAAGGACGGCAACAACGTCTTTCGCACCTACCGCAGCGACAACTTGCGCAATGGCAAGAAGCAGCACAACGCAGAGTTCGAGCTGGTGGTGTGA
- a CDS encoding cyclin has product MAVPLRTRIPLSNQTNLVREHYHKPAAQPPKRLTNESRFVSEYGSEILAYFLEVERTVYSERMYMDRQSEVTDRMRKILIDWLVDVITEFKLHPETFFLAVDIIDRFLFIYSIPRTKLQLVGITAVLVASKHEEIWPPTVSDCVAVTANTYTSGEVIEMEFDVVTTLRFKFTVPTTYPITCRLLDTCRMGTAERHATFLFLESAAHCYPLLQFLPSRIAAGAVLLGAFLIRYNRSKGATSLQGLWEIEVSPFAQGIGFEELQPVTEQLLPFTQRLCSGSSRLQALRRKYSSGEHDYVASLEFPFISTSA; this is encoded by the coding sequence ATGGCGGTTCCACTGCGAACGAGGATTCCTCTCTCGAACCAGACCAATCTAGTTCGCGAACACTATCACAAGCCTGCTGCTCAACCCCCAAAACGGCTGACTAATGAATCACGTTTTGTGTCGGAATATGGCTCCGAAATCTTGGCATACTTCTTGGAGGTCGAGCGCACGGTTTACAGTGAGCGGATGTACATGGACCGCCAGTCGGAGGTCACTGACCGCATGCGTAAAATCCTGATAGATTGGCTGGTTGATGTCATCACAGAGTTCAAACTTCATCCTGAAACGTTTTTTCTCGCCGTTGATATCATTGATAGATTTCTTTTTATCTACAGTATCCCGCGTACAAAGCTGCAACTGGTGGGCATTACAGCTGTCTTGGTTGCGTCTAAGCACGAAGAAATCTGGCCGCCAACGGTGAGTGACTGTGTTGCTGTGACAGCTAACACGTACACCTCGGGGGAGGTCATCGAGATGGAGTTCGACGTTGTGACCACCCTCCGGTTTAAGTTTACTGTTCCCACGACGTATCCGATAACTTGTCGACTGTTGGACACCTGCCGCATGGGGACCGCAGAGCGTCACGCCACGTTTCTGTTTTTGGAGAGCGCCGCGCACTGCTATCCACTCCTCCAGTTCCTTCCGTCGCGGATTGCGGCAGGGGCTGTTCTTTTAGGGGCGTTTTTGATTCGCTACAACAGGTCCAAGGGGGCGACTTCACTCCAAGGTCTCTGGGAGATCGAGGTATCTCCGTTTGCACAGGGGATTGGATTTGAGGAGCTTCAGCCTGTCACTGAGCAGCTTCTCCCGTTCACTCAACGTTTGTGCAGTGGCTCTTCCCGCCTTCAGGCGCTGCGACGCAAATACTCTTCTGGCGAGCACGATTACGTAGCTTCTTTGGAATTTCCTTTCATTTCAACTTCTGCGTGA
- a CDS encoding putative protein kinase yields MNPSSKRHAYEPLPQQQRPTNLPPADQHRRVSTGTGRESPALPPLSPNSMPAVTNIAEPSSGPVLISTSAASSTLVPIFQGRAGSAAASRGGGDGNSEVHPRPAEVSQTYPGAFTTAPQSMALAVVPFTGTSGGGMGSDSVGVSAPPRCDPRVGSPDEEGKITGGGDDVGYYSGPSPYGKLAPLSLSTERVCPHCLRPYDVFDDGEGVFDPATFFCVGAMARPSSMQPSPSHPKLLPPPSQEGNEQQNQKPSTSPRLYTDGAGDGGGAAGQLLYSRSTTAAGLEDSTSDGANRSGNYITAVHPPAAAFTSHYFRALPPPSFIIAAGARGPSAPLAIEDYHPSPLLDSPRGEEEEVRQSFALAPAPASDSGDGSGHSSGTLVCKVAAVPHYSYVWPITCTQMRSQVQLLQQDDGSEKTAAEVEGGKEESPSCESSSPAFSPTAGAPSPNNGYYRHYFKELRQLGRGTYGGVYLCRHIMCGVNLGEFALKKIPVGDKVTYLQSVLREVRILEEVRRHPNVVEYKHSWVEEAQLADFGPPVRCLFILMEYASAGSLDAYLERYGNNLSTLAVWYFFLSSVAGTAHLHEKHILHRDLKPQNLLLAAAKDRPPRVLVSDFGTAALLDDILYDRSGGTGTLEYMAPELLETTASPRGTNEQYVNHHTMASDVWSLGMVLHYLAFDGTLPERHEDGSVNLDKARHSANARPPEMLRLLEAMLQLDPAKRPRCSDILGSPMMQSIMRIFNKDDHTQWDLSIQRQQQLSATSSSAILPLERPPRQPVPAPASRSTPLNVLEAPSIDDSRSPCGVPSRNTFAPISTSSQGRGVRANRTNMEDKSNALQSSRVELLSASTLVDLSTAMARAGSSSSSNGSPFTIKLPPPRPPSTAVSQHSRQQQQRAHVVASLPQTLASFNTSQFSDSPSPRRVNVGVQTKPVVIVEEQQRHT; encoded by the coding sequence ATGAATCCGTCGTCGAAGCGGCACGCGTacgagccgctgccgcagcagcagcgccccaCAAACCTGCCGCCTGCTGATCAGCATCGCCGAGTAAGCACAGGCACTGGTCGTGAGAGCCCTGCCCTTCCACCGCTCTCGCCGAACTCGATGCCTGCGGTGACCAACATCGCCGAGCCCTCCTCAGGTCCCGTCCTCATCTCCACctcggcagcgtcgtcgaCTCTGGTGCCCATTTTTCAAGGGCGGGCGGGTTCTGCAGCCGCTTCaagaggtggcggtgacggcaaTTCTGAAGTGCACCCTCGTCCCGCAGAGGTAAGCCAAACCTACCCCGGGGCGTTCACCACGGCCCCGCAGTCcatggcgctggcggtggtgccctTCACGGGCACTAGCGGTGGTGGGATGGGCAGTGACAGCGTCGGCGTCAGTGCACCGCCACGTTGTGACCCGAGAGTGGGCAGTCCCGACGAGGAAGGGAAGATCAcgggtggtggcgatgacgTTGGCTACTACTCTGGGCCCTCCCCGTATGGCAAGCTGGCCCCGTTGTCGCTGAGCACGGAGCGAGTGTGTCCGCACTGCCTTCGGCCATACGATGTCTTTGACGACGGCGAAGGCGTCTTCGATCCGGCGACATTCTTCTGCGTGGGTGCGATGGCGAGGCCATCGTCGATGCAGCCCTCACCAAGCCATCCGAAACTCctcccgccgccgtcgcaggagGGGAATGAGCAGCAGAACCAGAAACCATCGACGTCCCCGCGCTTATACACTGACGGCGCAGgggatggtggcggtgctgctgggcaGCTGTTGTACAGCAGGAGCACCACGGCCGCTGGGCTCGAGGATAGCACCAGTGATGGCGCCAACCGCAGCGGCAACTACATCACAGCCGTACAtccaccagctgctgcgttcACCTCACATTACTTCCGTGcgctccccccaccctcGTTCATCATAGCGGCGGGAGCCCGCGGCCCATCGGCACCGCTTGCCATCGAGGACTACCACCCATCACCGCTGCTCGATAGCCcgagaggcgaggaggaggaagtgaGACAGTCGTTCGCACTGGCTCCCGCGCCTGCCAGTGACAGCGGTGATGGAAGTGGTCACTCAAGTGGGACGCTGGTGTGCAAAGTAGCTGCCGTGCCGCACTACTCCTACGTGTGGCCCATCACCTGCACACAGATGCGCTCGCAGGTGcaactgctgcagcaggatgacggcagcgagaagacggcggcagaggtggagggcggGAAAGAGGAGTCGCCGTCGTGCGAAAGCAGTTCGCCAGCCTTCTCTCCCACCGCTggggcgccgtcgccgaacAATGGCTACTACCGTCATTACTTCAAGGAGCTCCGTCAGCTGGGCCGCGGCACCTACGGAGGGGTCTACCTCTGTCGCCACATTATGTGTGGCGTTAACCTCGGCGAGTTCGCTCTTAAGAAGATTCCAGTCGGTGACAAGGTCACCTACCTGCAGTCGGTGTTGCGTGAGGTGCGCATtctcgaggaggtgcggcgacaCCCCAACGTGGTCGAGTACAAGCACAGctgggtggaggaggcgcagctcgcCGACTTTGGCCCGCCTGTGCGCTGTCTCTTCATCTTGATGGAGTACGCTTCCGCTGGCTCGCTCGACGCGTATCTGGAGCGCTACGGCAACAATCTCTCCACCCTCGCCGTGTGGTACTTCTTCCTCAGCTCCGTGGCAGGCACGGCTCACCTTCACGAGAAGCACATTTTGCACCGCGACTTAAAGCCTCAGAATCTGTTGCTGGCCGCGGCGAAGGACCGTCCGCCACGGGTGCTGGTCAGCGACTttggcacggcggcgctgctggatgACATCTTGTATGACCGGTCCGGTGGCACGGGCACCCTCGAGTACATGGCGCCGGAGCTCCTCGAGACAACCGCCTCTCCACGCGGCACCAACGAGCAGTACGTAAACCATCACACAATGGCCTCCGACGTGTGGTCGCTGGGGATGGTGCTGCACTACCTCGCCTTCGATggcacgctgccggagcGACACGAGGACGGCAGTGTCAACCTCGACAAGGCACGCCACTCGGCGAACGCCAGACCCCCTGAAATGCTCAGACTGCTGGAGGCCATGTTGCAACTCGATCCCGCAAagcggccgcgctgcagcgacatCCTCGGCTCCCCAATGATGCAGTCCATCATGCGCATCTTCAACAAGGATGACCATACCCAGTGGGACCTCTCCatccagcggcagcagcagctctcggctacctcgtcgtccgcgatTCTCCCGTTGGAGCGCCCCCCTCGCCAACCGGTGCCGGCACCAGCGTCCAGGAGTACACCACTCAATGTTCTAGAGGCCCCCAGCATCGATGACAGCAGATCGCCCTGCGGCGTTCCCAGCCGCAACACTTTTGCGCCCATCTCCACCTCTTCACAGGGACGTGGCGTGCGGGCCAACCGCACAAATATGGAGGACAAGAGCAACGCACTTCAAAGCAGCCGTGTCGAGCTCCTCTCAGCGTCAACGTTGGTGGATCTGTcaacggcgatggcgcgtgccgggagcagcagcagcagcaacggtaGCCCCTTCACAATAAAGTTGCCTCCGCCGCGCCCTCCATCTACTGCGGTCTCCCAGCATAgccgacagcagcaacaacgcgCGCATGTAGTGGCCAGTTTACCTCAGACCCTAGCCTCCTTCAACACCTCCCAGTTTTCAGACTCACCATCGCCACGCAGGGTCAACGTCGGCGTGCAAACCAAACCGGTGGTGATagtggaggagcagcaacggcacaCATAA